Sequence from the Argentina anserina chromosome 7, drPotAnse1.1, whole genome shotgun sequence genome:
GGATCCAGGGCTTGGCCTGGCCGGAGGGCATGCTACAATATTCATtctaaaattttaatatatatatataattagattATTAGCATATATTTCTCCTACTAATATTGTCATTTCTTCTTAAATCTTATAAAAATCCTCAAGTATTTTCTCATAATATTCTTGTTATTCTTGTTATTCTATATATTTGATATGAAATTACAAATATGAGTTATTAAGTTTCAatctaattaatttgagaaaaaaaattgtttgagtattttcatttgtcatcgattttcataatatttttttacattcattgacacttatttatatttttaaagacTTTACAGACGCAAATGTTTATATGGTTATATATTGTACTGACCGAAAAAATTTCTTGCCTTAAGCCAATTCTAAGTTCACCCTATGTTTGGATCGTATCCGCCCCTGGCTGGAACGATGTCAGCCGTAGAGTTCTTTGGAACATAAGTAATAGATTAGCTAGGGTGATCTGATGCTACCAGACCCCTGTTCAATTATACTGTCATATCAGGAAACCAGATGATTTCAAGTAGCATTTCAGCTAACCAGATGATCACCTGCTGCCTGCCTGCATCAGATGTCTTGCCggccttttcatttttcttcgtTTCCTGCTTATCATCCTCCATCCGGTTTCAATTTGCGCCAGAAAAGAGGCCACCTGCGACACTCCCAACTCACAAGACATCCTCTGGCAACTAGAACATGAGCAGTCCCGGGTACTTGTGTTAGTTGTGTGCATAATTTGCAGTAGAAGTATTACGTTTAGATGCTACTTCAAATAAATATTCAAGATGACGAGGCATGTAATTTGTTTGTACGGAACGGATTATGCAATGGGTGGATAAAAGACGGATGACTATCTAAATCAGAATAGGTGAATGGTGAACTTATGGAGTACGTTCGAGGGGTATGAACTCCCATCACTATTCGTTTCAGGAATGTTTCTCCAAGAGATGATCGATTATGCTGGTAATTAGCCAATAGATTAATTGGATACTGAAAGTAAAAGAAAGTAAAAAGGCCATAATAGCCATGTCCAACTCACAATGGCCACACTGTTACGTTCAAGGTGGCAAGAGAAACAAGATACAAAATCACAGCAATAATTTAGTCTCCAGAGATATTGAAAATTCTTAAAAGTGACAAGACCAACTAATCAATAATAAAAGTTCCACTTCAAGCAAGAAAGGTACACCAGCTGGTTTAAACTGGCATATCAAAGCACATTTAAGCTGAATCACTGCCTCTTGGAGAACCGTGGTTGTCATCATCCTCTTCGATGGGACTTCTGTTGCCTCTGTGCACAGGGCTTGGGCTGCGGCTATGGCCATTTTCTTCCACAGGGCTCCTGTGCATCTTATCACCATTGCTTTTCTCTTCAGCATTACCCATAGGGCTTCCACTCTTTCCCCTAGGACTCCTACTGTAATCAGACCGGCGATCCTGAGGGGAGGCGCTACGACGCTCTTGTGGGCTTCTTCTACCATCAGGTGATTGGTCATGCTTCCTCCCCTTGGAAGGGGGCGGCGAGGCCCTGCGGCGCTTTGGGCTCAGGCTGTCTGCAGGACTTCTTGATCTTCTCTCTAGACTCCTTTCTCTCCTCACAGGTGATCTTGATCGACTgcgtattaaaaaaaacaaagagtgATTTATCAAACAAAATCTGCAGAGAAACCACGATTCGAAATCAATTGTCAGTATCATAGTAAAGAGATAATGATGAACACCTGTAACTATGACCCCTGCTGTAACTACGGCTTCGACTTCTGTCCCGCCTTGGACTTGGTGAGCGTGAGTGACTCCGCCCACGTCTGCACAGAATACACACAACTTGCAGAGTAAACAACCAGAATGTTGGCCAAAATAATCACCAGGACGATGAAATGAGGGGCAAGAAATTAGACTTGGAGGAAGTTTTCTTCGGGCTGTTTTGACAATTTCTTTCAATGTGGCCTCTATCCCCACAGCGATAACACTTATTCTTCCAGTCCCCAGCTTTGCAATCTCGAGCCCAGTGCCCATCAAGTCCACAATTGAAACAGCGTCCTGAACCAGGAGGCGGTCCTCTACCAAGATACTCACGGGATCCACCAGGACCACGTGGTGCCTAAATGAAAGGCAGACACCCATCAATACACTATTCACATGGACATAGTAGACGTTGGAATAATTTACAATAGTAGAAAATTGAATGGGGCATGCTCAAGTAAAG
This genomic interval carries:
- the LOC126801795 gene encoding serine/arginine-rich splicing factor RS2Z32-like, whose translation is MPRHDDRHDDRHASTRLYVGRLSSRTRSRELEDVFSRYGRVRDVDMKRDFAFVEFNDPRDADDARYSLNGRDVDGSRLIVEFARGAPRGPGGSREYLGRGPPPGSGRCFNCGLDGHWARDCKAGDWKNKCYRCGDRGHIERNCQNSPKKTSSKRGRSHSRSPSPRRDRSRSRSYSRGHSYSRSRSPVRRERSLERRSRSPADSLSPKRRRASPPPSKGRKHDQSPDGRRSPQERRSASPQDRRSDYSRSPRGKSGSPMGNAEEKSNGDKMHRSPVEENGHSRSPSPVHRGNRSPIEEDDDNHGSPRGSDSA